Part of the Caulifigura coniformis genome, CTTCGCCCGCTCCCAACGACCAGGCCGCCGGCGAAACCGGCAAAGCGCCGCACACCGGTCGCAATCGGCTGCGACGTCATTCCCCCTCGTCTCAGCAATCGGCTCTTCACTGCCTCGTGGACGTGCCAGCCGGCGAGAGGGGCGGGGCGACGAGGGTCAATCGGGGATGCGGGTCAGGACGTCGATGCCGACCGAGTCGGGCGGATCCAGGTGGATCTCACTGTCGGTCACCTTGACGATCCGGACGGGGACCTCCGTCCCCCAGAATTCGACGCCCGTGAACTGACGCATCCACGCGGTCAACCATCGACTGACTCGACTTTGAGGAAAGGGCAGGCGCGACCCGAAAACCACATGCGAACCCTTCACCCTCCACGTCTGGATCGGCCAGTTCTTCAACCGCTTGTGATCGTCGAAAGACACTGTTCCGTTTCGGGAAAACGTGACCTTTCGCACCTTGGAGTTCATCCGGCCGACTTGGCTCCACTGCTGCCACTTCCCCACGAACCTCGCATCCCCTCGCGGCCAGAACCACCACGAGACCATCGACACCAGCACGAGCACAAACGCGAAGATCAGCCAGCGGTGACGTCGTCTTTTCGGCGGCGGTGTACTGGGTTCCATCGGAGCGCCCTTCGAAGATGAGTCTGCTGGAGATCGCGGGATCGCGGTGAGTAGGGAGGAGCGGGTAGACTTGCCGTCGCTTCACCCTCGATTCAGACCAAGGCAATGAGTGAGACGGCTCAGACAATCCATCCTCGCTGGCTCGATCCCGTCGCAATAATCCTCACTGCGCTCAGCGTCATCTACTTCGGTGTGATTTTCACTCTGCGAGCGTACGAATACCCGATCACGTCGGGTTGGTTTCTTCTTCCGGCGTTCGCTTTCTCGTCGATGTGGATCGCTGTTGGCATTGCCGTGCGACGGCGGATGAAGAGTGAAGATCGCTAGATGGCCGACACCTCTCCCAGGCCGAGACGCAGACTCTGGCCTTTGCTGCTGACGGTGGCGGGACTGTTACTCGCCGCCGTGACGGCAATCCAGATTCATGATCATCACCGCGAGACGCAGCGAATTCGGCTCATCGCCGATTTGAAACAAACAGGCGCCTTCGCACAGCTCTACATCAAACCTTCGGAATCTCCCTTGGCTCGCCTTCCGATGCTGGAGGAGTTTTTCGATCGTACCGAGGTCCTGCTTTACGTCCCCGATGCCGAGAGTGCTGAGGCCGTCCTTCCCATGTTGACGGACGACATCACACGGATCGAGATCCGCGGCCCCGCCCGTGGTCCTCTGTTCACGTCTCTCAGCGACAAGTTTCGTACCGCCGCTCCTCACGCGGAAGTGCTGTCACGGACAAGGCACGAGCCCTAAGAATGAAGCTGTCGACGCGCCTCAGGTCTGGCCGGCTGGCCCGTGCGACGTTGAGAGCTCGCGGCTGTCAATCGTGAGAACTTGCCCGACAGCGATCGTTTTCCCCTCCCATAGCGTGACCGGGGCACCGGGCGAGACCCATTTCATCGCACGTTCGGGATATAGAAACCGGATCGGTATGTCGTACTCTTGTCCGAGTTCATAGCCACCGGCGGCAAATGGCCAGAACCGACAATCGAATGCTTGGCCATTCAGGTAGACAGGGCAGCCGTACTTCACGTCTTGAATCCCTTCCCTCACGCCTTGAATTGCCGTCTTTCGTCCACCTTCGGCGGTCGTGAGGAACCTGACGCGAATCACCGCATGGGGCATGAGAACATCGACGGTCATTGGTTGCCTTGCGCCTACCGCCACTTCCCCGTGCTGACAGCGACCCTGCCAAACAACATTCGTCGCCTGCGCTGGTTCAGTGGTGATGAGAGAGAGGTCATCGGGTGCGCACTCGTTGCAGATTGAATGAGTTCCCCGACCGCGACAAGCGGGTATTCAGAAGGTCCCCGGTCAACGTGATGACTTCGGCCCTTTCCTCATAGGCGAGGAGACTGGTTCCGAGATATTTCCGCATCGCGCCGCTGATCTCGGTGAGCCATCGACTACGTCCGAGGCCCAGTGGTGGGCGGTAGACCAAGGCTCGACCATCGAACTCCCACGAGAAATGCGTCAATGATTTTCCCGAGATGTCGACAGTACGTCCCCCGCCGCTGCGGTCGAAGATCATGAAAGCCGGGAGAGGTCCGTCGTCGCGAATCAACTGCCACGTCCCCACAAACCTCGCATCCCCTCGAGGCCAGTTCCACCACGAGACCATCGACACCAGCACCAGAACGAACGCCACGACTGGCCAGCGGCGGAGTCTTCTAACCGGTTCGATCTGAGTCTTGTCCATCGTGATGCGATTCCAACCCATCAAGTGTCAATAAGGCCTGCTCGACTTTCTGACGGTTGACCGCGACGTCGCCTCGACGCCGTGCCTTCAAACCTGCGATCGCTGAAGTAAAGCTGCGTCCGGTGCTTTTGGCATCCACGAGAACAATTTGTTCGTCGAGAGTCAGGCTTTCCCAGACTCTCTGCGCTTCAGGTCTGTCAGACCGGTCAAAGTGCCACAGCCTCCACCCGCCATCTCGTGACTCGATTGGTTCGTTGTTCGGGGGGCGCACGGGCGGGCGAACGACGTCGCTCACAGGCGGGTGTTCAAATACGAAGTCGTAGCTGCGATCTCGCTGCGGCCAGCACCACCACGCAACCGTGGACGTCAGTACAAGGACGAACGCGACGATCAGCCACCGGCGTCGGCGTTTCTTCGGCGGTGGTGTGCTCGGTTCCATGTCAGTGGCACAGGTGTCTTCTACGAGGCGTCTGAGAGGCTGGAGGACGGATCGTCTAGATGGCTCTGCTGTTGGTCCGTGTCGGAGAGCCGGGGAAGGCGGCTAGTTCGGCGACGACCGTAGCTGTCAGTCGAGGCTGGAGTGGTCTGGTTCTCCTTCTTTACCGAAGAACCCAAGACTGAAGCCAAGTGCAAGACCGCCCACCGCTCCCAGGATCCCCGCCATTTGAAGTCCAATTGCCGCAGCGATTCCGCCGCAGAATGTCCCGGCGACAACCCGACGCGTCATTGAGCGTTGATCTTCGTCGTCCTTAGGAGCGTTGCCGGTTCGCCGGGCAGGGCCCCACTGGTTGCCGTGATTTTTCACCATGCCAGAACTCTATTTCCGTCACGCCGCTCAGACCACCAGCACGGCCCTATCGCCACGACAGCGAGCGTGACGACGATTCGTCGCCAGCGCCGGTTCGGATGTGACGGAGGAGAGGTCATTCGGGGATGCGTTGAATCGTGTATGTCGTCGGCTTCGAACCTGGTCCGCTTAGCCCTCGAAGCGTCACCACCGCCGGGGTGAAACTGACGATTTCACCATCGTAGAACAACTCGTCGCGTGCGCGTCGCCAAAGGAGCAGTTTGATGTCGTTGAACGCGGCCTGCCAACCGATCGCCTGATCTGGCATAACCCGCAGCCGGCTCCCGACGGCTTTAAATCGGGCCAGCCCCCGCACAGCAAAGAGAAGGCGAACACCATCGAATTGCGCGAAGCTGTCGACGAGTCCGTCGTCACGAAACTCGATAATCTGATCGCCGCACTGCCACCTCCCAACAAGCCGAGCGTTGCCCCGCGACAAGTTCCACCACGAGACCATCAACACGAGCACAAGAACCACAGTGACGATCAGCCAGCGGCGTCGGCGTTTCTTCGGTGGTGGTGTGCTTGGTTCCATCGGGTAGCCCTCCGCACCGAGTTGACCGGGGCGCATGCCGTTGCGGCGAGAGGGTGGCGTTGAGGTCGGGGAATCGCCGGCTGGTGCGTTCGGTCGTCTCGGGCACAGGGGCGGCCTACGGGGCGTCTGGTGGGCGTGTGTCGCAGCTCGCTGGAAGCCAGAGAGTGGCCGCTTGATGACCGGCATCGGCGGGCTATGCTCGAAGCGTGGCGAATCGTTTTCCTGTGCATCGGAGGTGCCAATCCCCATGTTCAAGGCCGACGTGATCTCACTCGACGACCAGGTCATCGCTCGACAGGCGCAAGTCGCTGGCCAGAGTTTTCTCAAGGGCGAGGGACCTGCCCTCTGGCGGGGCTCCTTTCACATCCCGAAGAGTGCCAGGGGGCGGGTGCAGATGGGCGACACCTTGTACCTGTTGCTGCCGGATCGCGGTCGAATCGGAACGCTCGTCACCGAAGTCGCCGCCCCCATGGTTCACTTCCGGGCCAGGGGACGGATTCAGGAGTCCGATTGAGGCGTGGACCTCGACAAGACACACCCAAGGACACAGTTCTTCTGTCGGAGACTTTCATGTCGAACCGATTCGCCGTAGGGACCTTCGTATTCGCTGCTGCGATGTCCGTCATCCTGACGTTTCAGGCTCACTTGAACGCTCAGCAAAAGAGGCCAGAACCGGCGCCGATCGGCACGATCAACGATTTAGAGAACAACCAGGTCGTCCCAGCGGCTCCGAGACAGGATGTCGGGCGGCGGCAGTGGGAGTACAAGATCGTCAACGGAGTGACAACCCTCGATCAGCTGGGGAACGACGGCTGGGAACTGGTGGCTGTCACTCGTGACGACAGCAAGGTGCGAGAGTTGTTTCTCAAGCGTCCGAAGTAGTCCGCCGCATGCAGCCCGAAGCGTGACACCGTCGGAGATGCCGGAGCAGCCAGGTCCGCACCGAAGTACCTCGGAAGCGGGCGGAAGGGTGACGCGGGGCTGGTGTCCGTGAGATCATTGTCGACGGAGAGTCCGACGGCCAATGGTACGAGATTCGACGACGATTGAATCATCAGTCACGTCGTGAAACCAATACATCTCATGAAAGGAGAGGTTTGGCTGTGGACCGAACGCATACTGCAACCGACTGACGAACCACCATATTCGGCTGGGTGGCGCTGGTCTGCTTGCAGCCAGTGCCGAACGTCGCCGAGACCGCCCTTCGACAAGTACCGTCAGCGCATGCAGGGCCATCGCAAGTAGCTCAAGCGGTTTCACGAGCCGGAGGGGCGGCCGGGGTTGGAGCCGTTTTCGGCGAAACCCCGGTCGCATGCCAGGGAGGGCAAACGAAGAGAAGTGACTCAGCGGAACGTTGATGAGAAAACGCGGCCTCGGCAACGCTTGACCGGGGCTTCCTGCGCTTCGCTACGTCCAGCCCCGGCCACCCCGCCGATCACGTCCATACGGTTTGGGAACTGCCACCAGGCGATTCGGATTACTCAACCCGCTGGCGTCGAATCAAGGGGCTGTTCACGACCGCGTGGATGGCAGCCGGCGGAATGTGCGCTGGAGTGACGCGCAGCCGGTCTGAACGCGGTGAGCGCGGAGTCTGGCAGCGGCGATTCTACGAGCACACCTGCCGCGATGAAGCGGATCTCAAATGCTGTCTCGACTACCTGCACGTCAATCCGCTAAAGCATGGCCTCGTATCGCGAGTTCGGGATTGGCCGTGGTCGTCCTTTCATCGGCATCAGCGGCTCGGTGAATATGAACTCGGCTGGGGCGATGCCTCCGTCTGGTATGGAGATGAGTTTTCGCAGTTCGAGTAAGGTGCGTCTCGACGCACCCTACGTTCCTACATGAGCGGCGGCCAGGCCTCGGGCGATTCCGATCCCAATGCGAATGAAGCCTGGATCGTCCGGGCAATTGCCGGCGTCGGCGGAAAGACGCTCGCGGGCGCGAACGACTTCCAACTCTTCGCGGGAACTACGGCTGTCGCCGCGGGGCTGGCGTTTGGCGGGTACTACGGACTGGCAGCCGCAGGCTTTACGAGCGCTGCAACGGTTGGTGTTCTGGGTAACTCGCTGGCCGTGGTCAATACGCTCAGTCTGGGTCTCAGCGGTGCAACTGTGGCGTTTTCGCCGACCGGGTGGAACAGCGCGAACTTCGTCGCCGACACCGCCAACTTGGCAATTCAAGCGACGATCGGGCGCTTCACCGGCTTAGCGCGTTTAGGTCTGCAGGGATTGGACATTGGGATCAATCTGTTCCAGAGCGGCCAGTCGGCTATTGCCGCCCGCGAATCGTTCTCGCGGGGCAATAACGTCGCGGGTACGTTTGAGGCAATCGGAGCAGGATTTGGGATTTCCGCCGCTGGGCTTCAAGGAGTACGGGCACTCCACAGAAGTGCGGCGATAATGGGCCAAGCACCTCAAATCTCGCCTGCATGGAGAATCAACGAAGGCGGCGTAGTACGAGCGGAGACCGAAATTCCGGGAATCCTGGCGCGAGCAGGAGTCCACGTTCCTGAGGACGTTATTCTTTCGGTTGGCAATGCAAGCGACTTTCATGGAACGATCGAAGACATCTTTGCTGGGCGCAGTGTGTTGACTGGCATGATTCCTGGAATTGGCACTTATGGGCGATATGTGCAGTTCGACCGTATGAGAAATAGGTTCGGCAAGATCCCGATTCGGATCAACCCCGATATGATGAGAAGCGATGAGGCAATCGTCGGCGTATTCGCACACGAGCTCCACGAGCTGTCCTTATTCAGGAATGCGTTTTCGAAAGGAGGCGGGAGGCTCACATTTGAGCGTTGGAGTGGAGAAGCAATGCCAGGAAATTATGGAAATTTCCATGACCAAGCTTGGGATGCAGCAGATACTGCCGTCCGACGTATGCGAGGCTACCAGCCATGAATGCAGTTGAAGAGGCCTTGCATGACTATGATACAGGGCGATTTACCGCATATGATACGGTATGTAAAATACTTACTAACGTTGACTCAGTGGGCTCACTCGAAGTGTTGAACCACCTGACTCCGGACTTGGTTCACGAGCTACGTGAACTGATTAGCGCTCTCGACGCGGGAGAACGCATGTCGGGCCATTGGGTCCCAACAAGTAAACAGCTTGATGCTGCGAAGTTGTGGCTCAAAGCACGAGATTAGTTGTCAGCGGCCGGGTGCGTTCGACGTGTGCCTGCTGATTCGGCGAGGCAATCGCCGTCCTGACGACTTCTGACCCCGCCGATTCCAGAAGCTAGTCAAACTCCGGCGTGAACGTCGTGTCGTTGTCGTGGACGATGTGGGTCGGCGACAAACAGGCGTCCTCGGCCATGAACTGAAAGTTCCTCGCCTGCTGGGCGACCCAGGCCGAATCCGGCCTGGCCGTACAGGGGCTGATCCACACCCGCCGAGTCCCCAGGTGCAGGAATACCAGCAGGTACAGATCGATGGGACCGCGCAGCGTCCACAACCGCTTGGTGCAGAAGTCGCATTCCAAAAGCGTCGCTGCGTGACGCTTGAGAAAGCCGCCCCAGGTGTCGCTGTCATCGTCCGGAACCGGAGGAATGTCAGCCTCCGCCAGAATGCGGGCCACCGTCTGTCGAGACAGTTTCAGTCCCAGCTTTCGCAATTGTCCGAGCAGCCGGCGGTAGCCATATCCGGTTTTCCGACGAATCCTGATCACGAGTTCGCAAAACTCGACATCCGTTTTGGGGCGTCCGGGAGTTTTTGGGATCGTCTGCTTCTTTCGGATCGGCCTCTCCGTTTGGCGCATCCAGCGGCGAAAGGTGTCGTAGCTGACAATCGTCAGCAGTTCACGCAGACTGGCCCCCAGCTGCCGTCCGGCCCGAATCAGACGGCGACGTTCCTGGACGGTGGTGACGATCCGCGGGGGCAATCGCGTTCGCAGAATCTGGTTCTCGACCTTGAGGTAGGCCACCTGCCGGGCCAGTTCTTGCCGGCTGACCGACGCCAGGATCGCGAACAGTGGATGCAAGAGGCGCATGGCGAAACACGGAAAGCTGTGAAAAGTCGCGACAATGAGCGAGCGGTAAAAACTTGGCACCTTGTGGCACGAGCATCAAGTTCGTTCATGATGTCTTGATGGCGAACGGGCTGCCGACGATGCCCGGCATTCCAAACGCTGCAAAGTCGTTGCCACGGAGCGACACATCTGTCGCATTTCGTTCACTCGGATTGTTCGCCATGAATTTCAGAGCGGTGGCATGTCTCCGTGACGGCCCAAAGGACCGTCAATCAGGGCTTGATGTTCCTTCCTCCAGACACCGCCTCAGCGAGGCATCCCATCCGCGGATGGCTGCCAGAAAAAGTTCAATTGGCGTCCTGTTGCCTCCACTCGTCGCCGGCCTTGTCAGCCGGCGACTTTTTTTGTCCCTTCGTGCCAGAAGCTGACTTCCTGCTGAGGGTTCCGTCGACCGTCGGATCGTCCGTGCTCTGTCCCACTGTGCCACGCGGTGCCTCTGCGGGACTCGAAACGACGCCCGAAATGCGACCAATATGCTGACACGGGTTCGGCAGGGCAGCCAGAGCTCGGGCTTGGTCCTTCAGCGGGATGTGCGAATAGGCGATCGTCATCTTCAGGTCTGAATGGCGGGCCAGCTTCATCGCCTCCATCGGCGAAGCCCCCCGCCGAAACACTTCGGTGATGTAGGTGTGCCGCCCGGCGAATTGGAGCTGGTGGACTACGGGAGCGACTTTGAGGCGCGGCGGGAGCTGTCCAGTTACGTGCGGTACTACAACGCGGAGCGTCGTCATTCAGCGCAGGGGTACGTATCCCCAGTGGAATTCGAGAGGCAACAGGCCGTCCGGAAGTAAGCACAACGGACTGTCCGCGCAAACTGAAGCACCTCAATCCACGTCGAATGGTCCGAGAAGCCTGTAGAATCGTGGCGCAAGAGAATATGTAGGCGGGCGCAGGAGCTCTCGCGGCCGAAGTCCCTGGGACACTCGCCGAAGATCGCCCTGACCCACGACACCGCCCTGACCCACGACACCCAGGTCACGGACCCAGACTTCGACGTGGCCGTGAGAGGCGGTGCAAATCCCGGTGTAACAGTGGTGCAACAGGCGTCCGCAGAGAATCGCAGACGATCGCAGATATCGTCCGAAGCCCAAACAATGCCCACGCCGACGCAACCCCTTGCGACGACTCGCGAAGGGGCACAAAAGCAAAAGCGGAGAGAACGGGATTCGAACCCGTGGTACCAGGTAAACCGGTACACCGGATTAGCAATCCGGCGCTTTCGGCCGCTCAGCCATCTCTCCATTCCAGGTTCTCACCTGGCATTCCGCGTTCCGGCGACCTGTGTCGAACGAGCTTATGACCCGCCTCCGACACCGTTCTCCGACCCGCAGACTTATTGACACCCGCCACGCATTCGCGTTCGGATGTCTCGGCCGGACGCCTCTGGGAGGCGAGCGGCGTGACGCATGCTACAGGCTCGCGTTCTGCCGGCAAAGTCAAAAACACACAATCACTTGCCGCTTTTCTCGGCCCCCCGGTTTCACAAGCACAACCGGCCCCCGCGGACCCCTCGCGTCAGCGTGCCCCACGGGGCTCAACCAAAAATGGCGGCCAGCCCGTGCCTCCTGAACCCAAAGGCGGAAGCCTCGTGATTGCCGTGTCCGAAAGCCTCCCGACACCGCTTGGCCGTCATTCGCGGCCGAAGAACTGCTCTTCGCGGGGCAGGGCAACGACCTTCCACGTCGCGGGATAGAACCGCACGATCCGCCGCGGGCGAAACCCTTCCAGCAGCATGTCGCACTGCACGCGGAGGCGCACCCCGCTGCTCCCCGGTTCCACCGGAATCCTCTCAATCTCCAGGATGTTGCCCCCTTTGCGATCGTTGACCGGGTCGTAAGTCATGAGACTCTCGCGGGCGACCGCGATCGTCCCCTTCGGAGCCGTCGGACGATCCTCCGGCTTCGACAGCGGCCAGCCGAACGGCTCAGGATTCGTCAGTGTCAGTTCATCGAACAGCGCGGGATCGATCCCCCCGAAAAACGTGATCGTCACGATCTGCAGTTCGTCATCCACCGCCTCCACCCATCCCGCCAGCCCCCGTTCCCGGA contains:
- a CDS encoding REP-associated tyrosine transposase; the protein is MRFATSSPGHPADHVHTVWELPPGDSDYSTRWRRIKGLFTTAWMAAGGMCAGVTRSRSERGERGVWQRRFYEHTCRDEADLKCCLDYLHVNPLKHGLVSRVRDWPWSSFHRHQRLGEYELGWGDASVWYGDEFSQFE
- a CDS encoding IS3 family transposase; protein product: MAGQLHRLHRRSPPPKHFGDVGVPPGELELVDYGSDFEARRELSSYVRYYNAERRHSAQGYVSPVEFERQQAVRK